Proteins co-encoded in one Verrucomicrobiota bacterium genomic window:
- a CDS encoding matrixin family metalloprotease, producing MRDSKSAAFAALCVLILTTPPLNLFSATIASETLSEQVERADGVVVAVAKEQGVEEIDHQIFTRFVFQTVESIRGSFPGQFSVLGYGGSLGGIADYDARKPTIITNQRLLLFVDVGEHGLLFRGGPEGVQEDTNGLAAQASQIADLLGPGLDFSQYVAESQVSVLNVPASGLLGDTQPRRFVTPDRGEPIPVIIDTSTLPSGISEEQAITAIQNALGAWEAVSSVRFEIVGNEVFSISARNYGLEDGSVIRIQMHDNFNEIDDQSSTLGFGGATFFTTKQGEGGTIDGLAFNPSTHGYVILDHTKATLSDPISLEETLTHEIGHVIGLAHSSETASESDSDRADAQMYYRLHRDGRGADPRTWDISTIAKIHPSDTPPFSFVRREVAISYPTAPSAGVNTFTIPYGDLQGDNVTVQLNSQTGNLGVFALSGDQLTYVPNAYYVEADAGVNSFYDKAIVQLSDGTNELLVAFNIVGFRPDSRPSDAPDGVPNAWMTTFFGSNDGSTANADPDADGFSNEDEFHLGTDPTDPNSRFWIVDSAVGSIEFTAQPDDVYRIETSTDLVTWNEIRLVQQMGGEDTLTVDDLPNASTDAPLFVRAVRLR from the coding sequence ATGCGTGATTCTAAGTCAGCTGCTTTTGCGGCACTGTGTGTCCTCATCCTCACCACTCCTCCACTCAACCTTTTTTCTGCCACAATCGCTTCCGAAACCCTCTCCGAACAGGTAGAAAGGGCCGATGGGGTGGTCGTTGCAGTCGCAAAGGAACAAGGGGTAGAAGAAATCGATCACCAAATTTTCACCCGCTTTGTCTTTCAAACCGTGGAGTCCATCCGCGGCTCCTTTCCAGGTCAATTTTCCGTCCTTGGTTACGGTGGATCTTTAGGTGGGATTGCCGATTACGATGCCCGTAAACCTACAATCATCACTAACCAACGGCTTCTCCTTTTCGTCGACGTTGGAGAGCACGGCCTTCTTTTTCGAGGCGGTCCTGAAGGGGTCCAAGAAGATACCAACGGCCTTGCCGCACAAGCCAGTCAAATCGCCGATCTTTTAGGACCTGGTCTCGACTTCTCCCAATACGTGGCCGAATCCCAGGTAAGTGTTCTCAATGTTCCCGCTAGTGGCCTACTGGGCGATACTCAACCTCGCAGATTTGTAACCCCCGATCGGGGCGAACCGATTCCCGTGATTATCGATACATCAACCCTTCCAAGCGGTATTTCCGAAGAACAAGCGATTACGGCTATTCAAAACGCACTCGGTGCGTGGGAGGCAGTCTCGTCAGTCCGATTCGAGATCGTCGGCAACGAAGTATTTTCAATTTCCGCACGAAACTACGGTCTTGAGGACGGCAGCGTCATTCGAATTCAGATGCATGACAATTTTAATGAGATCGACGACCAGTCGAGTACTTTGGGGTTTGGAGGAGCTACCTTCTTTACCACCAAGCAAGGAGAGGGAGGCACAATCGACGGGCTCGCATTCAACCCATCCACCCATGGATATGTAATTCTAGACCACACAAAAGCCACCCTCTCCGATCCGATTTCTCTTGAAGAAACGCTTACTCACGAGATTGGTCACGTCATCGGCCTTGCTCACAGCAGCGAAACTGCCAGTGAGAGCGATTCGGATCGAGCCGATGCCCAAATGTATTATCGCCTCCACAGAGACGGCCGCGGGGCGGATCCAAGAACGTGGGATATTTCGACGATCGCCAAGATTCACCCTTCCGATACACCGCCTTTCTCCTTTGTGAGGAGAGAGGTTGCTATATCCTATCCCACCGCTCCATCCGCAGGCGTCAACACGTTCACGATTCCCTATGGAGACCTGCAGGGCGATAACGTCACCGTTCAGCTCAACTCTCAGACTGGTAACTTGGGGGTATTCGCCCTTTCTGGCGACCAACTCACTTATGTCCCCAATGCTTATTACGTTGAGGCAGATGCGGGCGTCAACTCATTTTACGACAAAGCGATCGTTCAACTTTCAGACGGCACGAACGAACTTTTGGTGGCCTTCAACATCGTTGGATTCCGTCCCGATTCAAGACCATCAGACGCCCCCGACGGAGTTCCGAACGCTTGGATGACCACGTTTTTTGGTAGTAACGATGGATCTACCGCAAACGCAGATCCAGATGCGGACGGTTTTTCCAATGAAGACGAATTTCACCTCGGAACGGATCCGACCGATCCCAACTCGCGCTTCTGGATCGTTGACAGCGCAGTGGGAAGTATAGAGTTCACCGCCCAGCCTGACGATGTCTATCGGATCGAAACCTCAACCGATCTGGTCACATGGAACGAGATTCGCCTTGTCCAGCAAATGGGCGGCGAAGACACCTTGACTGTCGACGATCTACCGAATGCTTCGACAGACGCGCCGTTGTTTGTAAGAGCGGTTCGGCTTCGGTGA